The following are encoded together in the Paludisphaera mucosa genome:
- a CDS encoding prenyltransferase/squalene oxidase repeat-containing protein, whose protein sequence is MDTRRDFLGRTLGAAGLVGLGCGRSFGQAAPSTPDLARAVTFLRSRQEPDGSWSGVREPGITALVATALLRSGKVVPEDPAIARALGFLENYLGPKGGLAKAPHSVYATSVALMAFHEANVGGKYDSVVAGNQAFLKGAQYDESEGKDRADPQYGGLGYGDGRSRPDLSNTAFMIEALRDSGVPADDPALQKALVFVSRCQNLKSEFNDQPFAAKVNDGGFIYTSGESAPPGGRGEAKGARTDPDGGIRSTAGMTYSGLKSMIYAGLKPDDLRVKAAVGYIRKNYTLDENPGQGGRGLYYYYMVFARALAALGESPFVDAAGKAHDWKAELAAALAARQEASGAWANRDDRFMEGDPHIVTSYALMALAAK, encoded by the coding sequence ATGGACACGCGACGCGATTTCCTCGGGCGCACGCTGGGGGCGGCCGGGCTGGTCGGCCTGGGCTGCGGCCGGAGCTTCGGGCAGGCGGCCCCCTCGACGCCGGACCTCGCCAGGGCGGTGACGTTCCTGCGCTCCCGACAGGAGCCCGACGGGAGCTGGTCCGGCGTCCGCGAGCCGGGGATCACCGCGCTGGTGGCGACGGCCCTGCTGCGGTCCGGGAAAGTCGTCCCCGAAGATCCCGCGATCGCCAGGGCGCTGGGGTTCCTGGAGAACTACCTGGGGCCGAAGGGGGGGCTCGCGAAGGCCCCGCACTCGGTCTATGCGACGTCCGTGGCGCTCATGGCGTTTCACGAGGCCAACGTCGGCGGCAAGTACGACTCGGTGGTCGCCGGCAACCAGGCGTTCCTCAAGGGGGCGCAGTACGACGAGAGCGAGGGGAAGGACCGGGCCGACCCCCAGTACGGAGGCCTAGGCTACGGCGACGGCCGCAGCCGGCCCGACCTCTCCAATACGGCGTTCATGATCGAGGCCCTCCGCGACAGCGGCGTCCCGGCCGACGACCCGGCCTTGCAGAAGGCGCTCGTGTTCGTCTCGCGGTGCCAGAACCTGAAGAGCGAGTTCAACGACCAGCCGTTCGCCGCCAAGGTGAACGACGGCGGGTTCATCTACACCTCGGGCGAGTCCGCCCCGCCCGGCGGCCGCGGCGAGGCCAAGGGCGCGCGCACGGACCCCGACGGCGGGATCCGGTCGACGGCCGGGATGACCTACTCGGGCCTCAAGAGCATGATCTACGCCGGCCTCAAGCCCGACGACCTGCGCGTCAAGGCGGCCGTCGGCTACATCAGGAAGAACTACACCCTGGACGAGAACCCCGGCCAGGGCGGGCGCGGGCTGTACTACTACTACATGGTCTTCGCCCGCGCGCTGGCCGCCCTCGGCGAGTCCCCGTTCGTCGACGCCGCCGGCAAGGCCCACGACTGGAAGGCCGAACTCGCCGCCGCCCTCGCCGCCCGCCAGGAGGCGTCCGGCGCCTGGGCCAACCGCGACGACCGCTTCATGGAAGGCGACCCCCACATCGTCACCTCGTACGCCCTGATGGCCCTCGCGGCGAAGTGA